The proteins below come from a single Serinus canaria isolate serCan28SL12 chromosome 6, serCan2020, whole genome shotgun sequence genomic window:
- the BICC1 gene encoding protein bicaudal C homolog 1 isoform X3 translates to MSVLDTKSNRVTLKMDVSHTEHSHVIGKGGNNIKKVMEETGCHIHFPDSNRNNQAEKSNQVSIAGQPAGVESARVRIRELLPLVLMFELPIAGILQPIPDPNSPTIQHVCQTYNISVSFKQRSRMYGATVIVRGSQNNTSAVKEGTAMLLEHLAGSLASAIPVSTQLDIAAQHHLFMMGRNGSNIKHIMQRTGAQIHFPDPSNPQKKSTVYLQGTIESVCLARQYLMGCLPLVLMFDMKEEIEVEPQFITQLMEQLDVFISIKPKPKQPSKSVIVKSVERNALNMYEARKCLLGLESSGVTIVSNPSTVSCPVGLSCPGLDILSSAGLGLTGLGLLGPTALSVNTSTTPNSLLNALNSSVSPLQSPSSGTPSPTLWATSLANTNTTGFSAIPHLMIPSTAQATLTSILLSGVPNYGQNTPSPPPGLTPVEVHVNGMQSESKKGSPSLNGHVKASNIKYAALSATSLGENVLSTNHSDGVRQTSAHGASEQVTAKANSEEGCNDAFVEVGMPRSPSHSANTSDLKQMMSSSKQACAKRQTVELLQGTKNSHLHTTDRLLAEAELGAPESPVADKKAPGSERAAERAAAAQQNSERARLAPQPSFVNMQAFDYEQKKLLATKAMLKKPVVTEVRTPTNTWSGLGFSKSMPAETIKELRRANHVSYKPSMTTTYEGSSMSLSRSSSREHLGSGSESDNWRDRNGLGPTAHDFVSSIGSPKRKQNKSAEHYLSSSNYMDCISSLTGSNGCSLNSLFKGSDLPELFSKLGLGKYTDVFQQQEIDLQTFLTLTDQDLKELGITTFGARRKMLLAISELNKNRRKLFDPSNIRASFLEGGASGRLPRQYHSDIASVSGRW, encoded by the exons atGTCTGTCTTGGACACAAAA AGCAATCGGGTAACCTTGAAGATGGATGTTTCACATACAGAACATTCTCATGTGATAGGTAAAGGTGGcaataatattaaaaaagtGATGGAGGAAACGGGATGCCATATCCATTTTCCAGACTCAAATAGGAACAAtcaagcagagaaaagcaacCAA GTGTCTATTGCAGGACAGCCAGCTGGAGTGGAGTCTGCAAGAGTCAGAATTCGG GAGCTGCTTCCATTGGTACTCATGTTTGAATTGCCTATTGCTGGAATTCTCCAACCCATCCCAGATCCTAATTCTCCAACCATTCAGCACGTGTGTCAGACCTACAACATTTCAGTTTCCTTCAAACAACGCTCTCGAATGTATGGTGCTACAGTCATTGTCAGAGGGTCACAAAACAACACTAGTGCTGTGAAG GAAGGAACAGCCATGCTCTTGGAACACCTGGCTGGGAGCCTGGCCTCTGCAATCCCTGTGAGCACCCAGCTCGACATCGCAGCGCAGCATCATCTCTTTATGATGGGCCGGAACGGCAGCAACATCAAACATATCATGCAGAGGACTGGTGCTCAGATCCACTTCCCTGACCCCAGTAACCCACAGAAGAAATCCACTGTCTACCTCCAGGGCACCATTGAGTCCGTCTGTCTTGCCAGGCAATATCTCATG GGTTGCCTTCCCCTTGTGCTCATGTTTGATATGAAGGAAGAAATTGAAGTAGAACCACAGTTTATAACTCAGCTAATGGAGCAGTTAGATGTCTTCATAAGCATTAAGCCTAAGCCAAAACAACCAAGCAAG tcTGTGATTGTAAAAAGTGTTGAACGAAATGCCTTAAATATGTACGAGGCACGGAAATGTCTCTTGGGACTTGAAAGTAGCGGAGTCACCATAGTATCAAATCCCTCTACTGTCTCCTGCCCTGTTGGTCTGTCTTGTCCTGGTTTGGATATTTTGTCCTCAGCAGGACTAGGACTCACTGGGCTTG GCCTTTTAGGTCCGACAGCCCTGTCAGTCAACACCTCTACTACTCCAAACTCTCTGTTGAATGCCCTTAATAGCTCTGTGAGCCCTCTGCAGAGTCCAAGTTCAGGCACGCCCAGTCCCACACTGTGGGCAACATCTCTCGCTAACACAAACACCACAG GTTTTTCTGCTATTCCACACCTAATGATACCATCTACTGCCCAAGCAACCTTAACTAGTATTCTGCTGTCTGGAGTGCCTAATTATGGTCAAAACACTCCATCTCCACCACCAGGCTTGACTCCTGTTGAAGTCCACGTTAATGGCATGCAATCAGAAAGTAAAAAAGGTTCACCTTCTTTAAATGGTCACGTAAAG GCCTCAAATATCAAGTATGCTGCACTGTCTGCCACATCGCTGGGAGAAAACGTGTTGAGCACAAACCACAGTGATGGAGTAAGGCAAACAAGTGCTCATGGTGCCTCAGAACAAGTGACTGCCAAGGCAAATAGTGAAGAAG GTTGCAATGATGCTTTTGTGGAGGTGGGCATGCCTCGGAGTCCATCGCACTCAGCGAACACCAGTGACCTGAAGCAGATGATGAGCTCTTCCAAGCAGGCCTGTGCCAAGAGACAAACGGTGGAATTACTGCAAGGCACCAAAAACTCCCACTTACA CACCACGGACAGGCTGCTGGCCGAGGCCGAGCTGGGAGCCCCCGAGAGCCCCGTGGCTGATAAGAAGGCTCCGGGCAGCGAGCGGGCGGCCGAGCGAGcggcagctgcccagcagaactCCGAGAGAGCACGCCTGGCTCCACAGCCCTCCTTTGTAAATATGCAG GCATTTGACTATGAACAGAAGAAACTACTAGCAACCAAAG CTATGTTAAAGAAGCCAGTTGTAACAGAAGTGAGAACTCCAACAAATacatggagtggtttggggttCTCTAAATCAATGCCTGCAGAAACTATCAAGGAACTAAGGAGAGCAAATCATGTGTCATACAAGCCTTCCATGACAACTACATATGAG GGCTCATCCATGTCTCTGTCCCGGTCCAGCAGTCGGGAGCACCTGGGAAGTGGCAGTGAATCTGATAACTGGAGAGACCGGAACGGGCTTGGACCCACCGCTCACGATTTTGTCTCCTCAATTGGCAGCCCCAAAcggaaacaaaacaaatcag CTGAACACTATCTCAGTAGCAGCAACTACATGGACTGCATTTCCTCGCTGACAGGAAGCAATGGCTGTAGCCTCAACAGTTTGTTCAAGGGATCTGATCTGCCTGAGCTCTTCAGCAAGCTTGGTTTGGGCAAATACACAGATGTATTCCAGCAGCAAGAG atTGATCTGCAGACATTCCTCACTCTTACTGATCAAGATTTGAAAGAGTTGGGAATTACCACTTTTGGtgccagaagaaaaatgctgcttgCAATCTCAG AACTGAACAAAAACCGAAGGAAGCTCTTTGACCCATCCAACATCCGTGCCTCATTCCTGGAAGGTGGAGCCAGTGGGAGACTGCCGCGCCAGTATCACTCGGACATTGCCAGTGTCAGCGGGCGCTGGTAG
- the BICC1 gene encoding protein bicaudal C homolog 1 isoform X2 — MEETNTQIAWPSKLKIGAKSKKDPHIKVSGKKENVKEAKEKIMSVLDTKSNRVTLKMDVSHTEHSHVIGKGGNNIKKVMEETGCHIHFPDSNRNNQAEKSNQVSIAGQPAGVESARVRIRELLPLVLMFELPIAGILQPIPDPNSPTIQHVCQTYNISVSFKQRSRMYGATVIVRGSQNNTSAVKEGTAMLLEHLAGSLASAIPVSTQLDIAAQHHLFMMGRNGSNIKHIMQRTGAQIHFPDPSNPQKKSTVYLQGTIESVCLARQYLMGCLPLVLMFDMKEEIEVEPQFITQLMEQLDVFISIKPKPKQPSKSVIVKSVERNALNMYEARKCLLGLESSGVTIVSNPSTVSCPVGLSCPGLDILSSAGLGLTGLGLLGPTALSVNTSTTPNSLLNALNSSVSPLQSPSSGTPSPTLWATSLANTNTTGFSAIPHLMIPSTAQATLTSILLSGVPNYGQNTPSPPPGLTPVEVHVNGMQSESKKGSPSLNGHVKASNIKYAALSATSLGENVLSTNHSDGVRQTSAHGASEQVTAKANSEEGCNDAFVEVGMPRSPSHSANTSDLKQMMSSSKQACAKRQTVELLQGTKNSHLHTTDRLLAEAELGAPESPVADKKAPGSERAAERAAAAQQNSERARLAPQPSFVNMQAFDYEQKKLLATKAMLKKPVVTEVRTPTNTWSGLGFSKSMPAETIKELRRANHVSYKPSMTTTYEGSSMSLSRSSSREHLGSGSESDNWRDRNGLGPTAHDFVSSIGSPKRKQNKSAEHYLSSSNYMDCISSLTGSNGCSLNSLFKGSDLPELFSKLGLGKYTDVFQQQEIDLQTFLTLTDQDLKELGITTFGARRKMLLAISELNKNRRKLFDPSNIRASFLEGGASGRLPRQYHSDIASVSGRW; from the exons ATCCCCATATTAaagtttctggaaaaaaagagaacgTTAAggaagcaaaagagaaaatcatGTCTGTCTTGGACACAAAA AGCAATCGGGTAACCTTGAAGATGGATGTTTCACATACAGAACATTCTCATGTGATAGGTAAAGGTGGcaataatattaaaaaagtGATGGAGGAAACGGGATGCCATATCCATTTTCCAGACTCAAATAGGAACAAtcaagcagagaaaagcaacCAA GTGTCTATTGCAGGACAGCCAGCTGGAGTGGAGTCTGCAAGAGTCAGAATTCGG GAGCTGCTTCCATTGGTACTCATGTTTGAATTGCCTATTGCTGGAATTCTCCAACCCATCCCAGATCCTAATTCTCCAACCATTCAGCACGTGTGTCAGACCTACAACATTTCAGTTTCCTTCAAACAACGCTCTCGAATGTATGGTGCTACAGTCATTGTCAGAGGGTCACAAAACAACACTAGTGCTGTGAAG GAAGGAACAGCCATGCTCTTGGAACACCTGGCTGGGAGCCTGGCCTCTGCAATCCCTGTGAGCACCCAGCTCGACATCGCAGCGCAGCATCATCTCTTTATGATGGGCCGGAACGGCAGCAACATCAAACATATCATGCAGAGGACTGGTGCTCAGATCCACTTCCCTGACCCCAGTAACCCACAGAAGAAATCCACTGTCTACCTCCAGGGCACCATTGAGTCCGTCTGTCTTGCCAGGCAATATCTCATG GGTTGCCTTCCCCTTGTGCTCATGTTTGATATGAAGGAAGAAATTGAAGTAGAACCACAGTTTATAACTCAGCTAATGGAGCAGTTAGATGTCTTCATAAGCATTAAGCCTAAGCCAAAACAACCAAGCAAG tcTGTGATTGTAAAAAGTGTTGAACGAAATGCCTTAAATATGTACGAGGCACGGAAATGTCTCTTGGGACTTGAAAGTAGCGGAGTCACCATAGTATCAAATCCCTCTACTGTCTCCTGCCCTGTTGGTCTGTCTTGTCCTGGTTTGGATATTTTGTCCTCAGCAGGACTAGGACTCACTGGGCTTG GCCTTTTAGGTCCGACAGCCCTGTCAGTCAACACCTCTACTACTCCAAACTCTCTGTTGAATGCCCTTAATAGCTCTGTGAGCCCTCTGCAGAGTCCAAGTTCAGGCACGCCCAGTCCCACACTGTGGGCAACATCTCTCGCTAACACAAACACCACAG GTTTTTCTGCTATTCCACACCTAATGATACCATCTACTGCCCAAGCAACCTTAACTAGTATTCTGCTGTCTGGAGTGCCTAATTATGGTCAAAACACTCCATCTCCACCACCAGGCTTGACTCCTGTTGAAGTCCACGTTAATGGCATGCAATCAGAAAGTAAAAAAGGTTCACCTTCTTTAAATGGTCACGTAAAG GCCTCAAATATCAAGTATGCTGCACTGTCTGCCACATCGCTGGGAGAAAACGTGTTGAGCACAAACCACAGTGATGGAGTAAGGCAAACAAGTGCTCATGGTGCCTCAGAACAAGTGACTGCCAAGGCAAATAGTGAAGAAG GTTGCAATGATGCTTTTGTGGAGGTGGGCATGCCTCGGAGTCCATCGCACTCAGCGAACACCAGTGACCTGAAGCAGATGATGAGCTCTTCCAAGCAGGCCTGTGCCAAGAGACAAACGGTGGAATTACTGCAAGGCACCAAAAACTCCCACTTACA CACCACGGACAGGCTGCTGGCCGAGGCCGAGCTGGGAGCCCCCGAGAGCCCCGTGGCTGATAAGAAGGCTCCGGGCAGCGAGCGGGCGGCCGAGCGAGcggcagctgcccagcagaactCCGAGAGAGCACGCCTGGCTCCACAGCCCTCCTTTGTAAATATGCAG GCATTTGACTATGAACAGAAGAAACTACTAGCAACCAAAG CTATGTTAAAGAAGCCAGTTGTAACAGAAGTGAGAACTCCAACAAATacatggagtggtttggggttCTCTAAATCAATGCCTGCAGAAACTATCAAGGAACTAAGGAGAGCAAATCATGTGTCATACAAGCCTTCCATGACAACTACATATGAG GGCTCATCCATGTCTCTGTCCCGGTCCAGCAGTCGGGAGCACCTGGGAAGTGGCAGTGAATCTGATAACTGGAGAGACCGGAACGGGCTTGGACCCACCGCTCACGATTTTGTCTCCTCAATTGGCAGCCCCAAAcggaaacaaaacaaatcag CTGAACACTATCTCAGTAGCAGCAACTACATGGACTGCATTTCCTCGCTGACAGGAAGCAATGGCTGTAGCCTCAACAGTTTGTTCAAGGGATCTGATCTGCCTGAGCTCTTCAGCAAGCTTGGTTTGGGCAAATACACAGATGTATTCCAGCAGCAAGAG atTGATCTGCAGACATTCCTCACTCTTACTGATCAAGATTTGAAAGAGTTGGGAATTACCACTTTTGGtgccagaagaaaaatgctgcttgCAATCTCAG AACTGAACAAAAACCGAAGGAAGCTCTTTGACCCATCCAACATCCGTGCCTCATTCCTGGAAGGTGGAGCCAGTGGGAGACTGCCGCGCCAGTATCACTCGGACATTGCCAGTGTCAGCGGGCGCTGGTAG